The genomic segment AGATAGGCGCGCGGCGAGGGCTGGACACGGGAGCGGTTGTCTGGGTGGTGCTGAAGCTGGCGGCGCTGGTTGTCCTCTCGACCCTTTTCTTCCTGCCTTTTCATGAGAAATTCAAAGTCTTTTATAACGGCGTCCTCCCGAGTGCGGAGCAGACACCCCTGCACCAGTACCTGGCCGTCCACGGTCTGTTCCTGTTCCTGGTTATCAGCTACGTTGCGTTCGAGCTGTGGCGCATGGCGAGGCCATCGGGTCCGAGGCCGGGGCGGACGCCCGTGGGCATCGGCGCGGCGCTGGCCGACCAGCGGGGCCTCGTGACGGTGCCCCCATACGGAGGGCCAACCGCGATAGGCGCGGACGCCTCGGGCGGTGTGTACTTCTGGCCTGTGTACACCGGCGTCATCGGCGCCACGGCCCTGACGCTGTACCTGCTGCGGTATGAGACCATCGCTTTCCTGTTCGTCCTCCTGGCCGCCGTCGTTGCCCTGGCGGAACTCACCCTGATGCGCCTGCGCGAGGAAGGGGCTGCGCCGCGCTTGTATGTCCTGGCGCTCGTGGCGCTGGCGCTGGGACTTGGCATCGGCGTGGATGTGGTCACGGTGCAGGGAGACATTGAGCGGATGAACACCGTGTTCAAGTTCTACCTCCAGGCATGGGTGTTGCTGGGGCTGGCCTCGGCCTTCGTGCTGTGGCGGCTCGGCGCGGGCATGGCGCTTCCCGCGCGCCCGCTGGGGCTGCCGCGCGTCGCGTGGGTGGCGTGCTTCGCTGTGCTGCTCGTCGCCAGCCTGGCGTTCCCCGTCCTGGGCACGCCCGCGCGCATCGCCGACCGCTTCGTCGCGTTGCCTCCCACGAACGATGGCATGGCGTACATGCAGTTCGCCGTGCACAGGGAGGAGGACCGCGAGATGGAGCTCCGGTGGGACTATAAGGCGATTAGCTGGCTCCAGGATAATGTGCAGGGGTCGCCGGTCATCCTGGAGGGGAATACGGACCAGTACCACTGGGGGAACCGTGTGTCCGTCTATACGGGGCTGCCCGACGTCGTAGGATGGGACTGGCATCAGCGGCAGCAGCGCGTGGCCTACGACTGGGCCGTCACCGCCCGGCGCGCCGACGTGAAGGAAATGTACTCCTTGTTGAACGAGCGGCGGACGCTGGAACTGCTCCGCAAGTACCAGGTGGAGTACGTGTACGTGGGGCCTCTGGAGCGGGTCTATTATCCGGAGGCGGGGCTTGCCAAGTTCGAGCGCATGGTGGGAACTTCACTGGATGTGGCCTTCTCCAGCCCTAAGGTAGTCATCTACAGGGTCAGAGCGGCTTCCTGACATCACGGTGGCGCTCGTGCCAGAGCGGGCTTGCCGCTGGCGTCAGCCTCTGTTAGACTCGAGTTGACTCGAGCCATAAGGAGGTGGCGCAATGAGCCCTGAACCCATCGCCATAATGCGGGATATCGTCATTATTCTGTTTGGCGTTCTTGGCATTGCTTGCGCCATCACCATAACGATCCTCGTAGTGCGGGCGTACAGGAAGGTGGCCCGTACGCTTGACGCCATCTGCCTGGCCGTGGAGGTGATGGAGGAGTCGGCCAAAGTGATCTCGCGGGCTGCGGGGTCGCTGGTGACGGGCGCGGGCATCGGGTCATTGCTGATGGGGGTTGTCACGAGTCTGTTCCGCGCAGGCGGAAACAAGTAGGCAAATCGGGCAGGAGGTATGTCATGGACGAGCACGGGCATGAACTTCGGAGCTTTATGATTGGCGCGCTGGTAGGAGCCGCCGTTGGCGCGGCGCTCGGGATCTTGCTGGCGCCGCGCTCCGGTGCGGAGACGCGGAAAATGATAGGCGCAAAGGCCACCGAGTTGAGCGGGAAGCTGCAGGACGAGGTGGAGGACCTCAAGCAGAAGGCCGCTGAAATTCGGGAACGCGTTCAGCAGATAGCGCGCCCCAAGGACTCGCCGAAACAGACCTAATTCACGCGGTCTGAGTGGGCTCCTATTCCAGACTGGCGACCGCGCACGGCGCTCATGCCGGAGCGCCGTTACGGAAGCGGGGGTAGGAGCCCAGGATCTTGAACATCCCCACGCGCTTTCGCACACCCTCCAGCGCCGCTTTGACAGGCGGGTCCAACCGGTGCCCTTCCGTGTCTATCAGGAAGACGTACTTGCCCAGCGTTTCCTTTGATGGTCGCGACTCGACCTTGTCCAGGTTGATGTTCCTCTGGGCGAATTCCCCCATGACGCCATAAAGCTGCCCCGGCTCGTCGTTGTTGAACGAGAAGCAGATGGACGTCTTGTCGTGGCCCGTAGGCGTCCGGCTGTCCTCGTGGGCGATGACCACGAAGCGTGTCATGTTCACGGGGTTGTCCTGAATGCCGCTGGCGAGGGAGACCATTCCGTAGAGATCGGCCGCCCGCTTCGGCGCGATAGCCGCGGCGGGCACGGGGCTGTTCTTGGCCTCTTCCACCGCCCTTGCGTTGCTCAGCGACGCCATGAGCTGCGCCTTTGGGAAGCAACGCTCCAGGAAGCGCCGACACTGGCCCAACGACTGCGGATGCGAATAGATGACCTGGATATCGTTCACGTTCGTTCCGGGCTTGGCCATGAGGTGGTGGTTGATGGGAAGCACCAGCTCCTTGCGAATGCGCAGCCGTGACTCGTGAATGAGCACGTCCAGCGTGTCGTTCACCGAGCCTTCCAGGCTGTTCTCGATGGCGACCACCCCTTCGTCCGCCATGCCGGTGTCCACGGCGGCTGCGACCGCCAGCACGCTGGACAGCGGCGTGAGCAGGGCCGTCGGGTCGTGCCGCAGCGTGGCCTCTTCCGTGTATGTCCCGGTCGGCCCCAGATAGGCGATGCGCCTGGCCTGAGCTGCGGTCACGGGGTGGGTTCCGGGCCGGCCTGCAATTTCTCCAGTTGCTCGTCCTTGCCCGCCACGACAAAGATGTCGTCCGCCTGGATGCGCTCCACCCGGTCCGGCATCAGGATGACGTCATTCCCTCGTTTGATGAGCAACGCGGCGATGCTCGTCTTGCTCCGCAGGCTCAGCCCTGCCTCCTCCAGCGTCATGCCGGTATAACGTTCGGGTAGCTTCAGCTTGATCACGCCGTAGTTTGCTCCGACGACGGTGTAGTCCAGGACGTTCTTGTACCCCAGGCTGTGCGCCACCTGCACGCCCATGTCCGCCTCGGGATAGACCACGTTGTCCGCTCCCAGCTTCTCAAGGGCGGCGCCGTGGAGATCGTTCTCCGCCCGGGCCAGCAGGTAGGGCACTCCCAGCCGCTTCAGCAAGATCGTGGACAGCAGGCTGCTCTGCAAGTCGCCGCCGATGGCCACGATAGCCGCGTCGAAGTTGCTGATGCCCATCTCCTTCAACGACGCCTCATCGGTGGCGTCCCCCTTGACGGGATAGGTCACCTGCCCTACCAGGGCCTGCACCGCCTTCTCGTCCTTGTCAACGGCCAGAACGTCGTGCCCAAGCTGGTACAGCGTCCGGGCCACGCTGGACCCGAAACGCCCCAGGCCAATGACCGCCACCTGTTTCTTCGCCATCGTCCGCTCGAAAGCCCTCGTCTAGCCGATTTTGATCCGTTCCTGGGCGAACCGGATGCTCTTGGCTTCCTCCCGCTGGGCAAGGGACAGGGCCAGCGTCAGCGGGCCGAGCCTGCCGACGAACATCATGCTAATGATAATCAAGCGGCCCAGTAGAGACAAGTCCGGCGTTATGCCGGTGCTGAGTCCCACCGTGCCGAAGGCCGAGAAGGCCTCGAAGAGGACCCGGATGAAAGAGTGGGACTCCGTCAACGAGAGAAGCAGAATCGTGGAGAAGACGAGTCCCAGAGACAGCACCACAACGGCCAGCGCCCGGCTCATCACGTCCTCAGGCAGCTCCCGCCCGAAGGCCTCCACGTGGCTGCGCCCACGCATGGAGGACCAGACGGACGCCAGCAGCACTCCCAGCGTGTTGGCCTTGATGCCGCCCGCCGTGGAGCCGGACGCCCCGCCCACGAACATCAGTCCGCAGGTGAAGAACAGAGTGAAGTCACGCAGCTTGCCGATGTCCACGCTGGCGAAGCCGGCGGTCCGCGGCGCCACCGACTGGAACATCGCGTTCGCCAGCTTGAGGCCGGGTGGCAGATTGCCCAGGGTGGACGGGTTGGTGAACTCGGCCAGGAGGATGACGACGGCGCCCATCACCCACAGGAGGATACTGATGGTCACCACCAGGCGGCTGTCTAGGCTCATCCTGGTCAGGTTGCGTGTCTTGACGAAGTCCGCGATAACCGTGTAGCTGATGCCGCCCAGCATGATGAGGACGGCCAGTGTTCCCATCACCAGAAGATTGCCGTTGTAGATGACGAAGCTGGTGTTGCCGGGAAGAATGTCGAAGCCTGCGTTGTTGAACGCGGAGACCGAGTGGAATAGGGCCTTCCAGACTCCCTCCACGCCGGGGAAGTCCTTCGAGAACTGGACGTAGAGGATAGCCGCGCCCACCGCCTCGATGAGGAAGGACACGTAGGCCACGCGCCGCAGCAGGCGGATAATGCCGCCGACGGCGTACTCGCCGAGCGCCTCCCGCAGCGCCAGGCGTTCTCCCAGCGTGATGCGCCGCCCCGCAAGCAGAAGCATGATGGTGGACATGCTCATGAAGCCCAGGCCGCCCGCCTGGACAAGCAATAGGACTACGACCTGGCCGAAGGGGCTCCAGTAGGTGCCCATATTGACCACCGTCAGCCCGGTTACGGTGACGGCGGAGGTGGCGATGAAAAAGGCGTCTAGGAACGGCGCGGGCCGCCCCGTGGCGGTGGAGAAGGGCAGCATCAGGAGCAGAGTGCCTACTATGATGAGCGCCGCAAAGCCGTACATCAGCAGTATCGGCCCGTGGGGCTTGGCGACGCGCTGCCTGAGCGGGCTCAGGTCAATGCGGACAGGCTGGACCCGAGGATGTCGTCTGATGTCCCTGCGAGCTGGCTTGCCCCATGGAAACAGTCGCACCAGTTCTCCTTACGTGCGCCGAGCGCGTCGGGAAGCAGGCAACGCCGGACCGCTCATCTGAGGCGGATTCTAGCCAGCATTGGCATACATGTCAAACACGCGGGCTGGCTATTTGCGTCACCCACACAGGAAAAGTATAATAGATTTCGAGTGCGAGGGTATCCCTTTATGTATACAGGAGTGAAATAGTAAATATATGGAGAAGGGGACCTGGACGGTCAAGACGGGCTTGGCCCAGATGTTGAAGGGCGGCGTCATCATGGACGTGGTGAACGCCGAGCAGGCCCGGATTGGGGAGGCGTCGGGTGCGGTGGCTGTCATGGCCCTGGAGCGCGTACCCGCGGACATCCGCGCCGCGGGCGGAGTGGCCCGCATGGCCGACCCCCGCAAAATAGAAGAGATCATGAAGGCCGTGACCATCCCCGTGATGGCCAAGTGCCGTATCGGCCACTTTGTGGAGGCGCAGGTACTGGAGTCCCTGGGCGTGGACTTTATTGACGAGTCGGAAGTCCTCACCCCGGCGGACGAGCAGAACCACATCTGGAAGCATTCATTTGGTATCCCCTACGTATGCGGCGCGCGCGACCTGGGCGAGGCCCTTCGGCGCATCGCCGAGGGCGCGGCGATGATTCGGACCAAGGGAGAAGCGGGAACGGGCAATGTGGTGGAAGCAGTGCGCCACATGCGCGCCGTCATGCAGGGCATTCGCCGCGTGCAGGGCCTCCAGGAGGACGAGCTCATGGCGGAGGCCAAGGCGATGGGCGCTCCCTTCGCGCTCGTCCAGCAAGTCCATCGCGATGGCCGCCTGCCCGTCGTCAACTTTGCGGCCGGCGGCTTGGCCACTCCCGCCGATGCGGCGCTGATGATGCAGCTTGGCGCGGAAGGGGTCTTCGTCGGCTCGGGCATCTTCAAGGCGGAGAACCCGGAGACCCGCGGCAAGGCCATCGTCCGCGCGGTCACACACTACAAGGACCCCGCCATCATCGCCGAGGCCAGCAAAGGCCTGGGCGAGCCCATGCCCGGTATGGATATCCGCACCATCAAACCCGAGGCGCTTCTAGCCTCCAGGGGCTGGTAAAGAAGGGTAAGACACGTCTTTTGCACGCTCTATGACGCGGATAGGTGTTCTCGCACTCCAGGGCGACTTCGCGGAGCACGCCGTGGCGCTCAAGAACACCGGGGCGGAGGCTGTGGAGGTCCGGCTTCCCGCCGACCTCGACAGTGTGGACGGGTTGATTGTGCCAGGTGGGGAGAGCACCACCATTACCACCCTCATGCGGGAGTACGGGGTAGACCAGAAGCTGACGGCTCTCGCCGCTCAGGGCTTCCCTGTCTTGGGTACATGCGCGGGCATGATCGTCCTGGCGGCGCGGGTTGTGGGCGCGCAGCAGCCATGCCTGGGACTGATTGACCTGGACGTGCGGCGCAACGCCTTCGGGCGCCAGGTGGACAGCTTTGAGACAGACCTGGTTGTATCCGTTTTGGGACCGGAACCCCTGCACGCCATATTCATTCGCGCCCCTGTCATCGAGCGGACCGGCCCCAAGGTACAGGTGCTGGCGCGGCTATCCAACGGGACGCCCGTGGCCGCTCAGCAGGGGTCCATCCTGGTATCCGCCTTTCACCCCGAGCTGACCGCGGACTCGCGTTTCCATCGTTATTTCATCACCCTCGCGACGCGGAGGAAGGCTGAGGGATGATCCGCTCCCTTCAACCGGCGGACCTGTGGAGCCTGGTCCAGTTTACTCGGACGCCTCGGGCCAATGAGGCGCGCCCCCGTGAGAAGCTGACCCGAAGCTGTGCCGAGACCGTGCCTCCGCACGCCGTCTTTGCCGACTGGGTTCCCGCCCGAGGGCGGCGCTATGTGTGGGTCACCTCGGCCGACCGGCAGATCCGGGCGGTGGCCTCCTTGCGACCGCGGGCCGGCAGGGATGCGTGGGAGATAGACACGCTGTTGCTGGGGGCGGACAGCGGCGGCCTGTGCGCCGAGCTGCTGGAACGTGTGGGACTGACCGCGGGCGCACAGGGCGTCCAGCGCGTATTCTTGCGTTTGGACAGCGAAAGTCCTCTCGTGCCCGAGGCTGCCCGCGCCGGATTTGTGACGTACCAGAGAGAGCGCCTGGTGCAGGCCTGCGCCCAGCCCTCCGCCGCCGCGCCTTCCGTTCCGCCTGAGATGCGTCCCCGCGCCGCGTGTGATGACTATCCGCTCTTTCGCCTGTACCAGGTGTCCGTCCCTTCCGGCGTCCAGGCCGCAGAGGGCGCCACGTTCAAGGAGTGGCAGGCCACGCGGGAGAAGGGATGGGGACAGGGCAAGCGGAGCGAGTTCGTGTACGAGGGGAACGGCCAGTTGCTTGGGTGGCTCCGCGTGACACATGCCGCCAAGTGCGGCTATCTGGACATTCTGGTGCGTCCGAATGACGAGGCCGTGGCCCGCGTTTTGGCGGACGTCGGGGGCCAGCGCCTGGCGGGCAAGGAGTGCGTCCTGAGCCTGGTCCGTGAGACGGACACGGCCGTCATACGCAGCCTGCGGACGCGCGGGTTCGAGCAAAGGGAAGAGTACGTAACCCTGGTCAAACATATGGCGGCGCGTGTGCGCGCGCCTTGCCTTATACCCGCGGGAGCATAATGGAAGAGCAAGTCCTCAGCCCTCAGCCCTCATCGTTTCAGGCCACGCCGTTTCCGCGCACGGTGACCGACGACCTGGATGCCCTTCTGGACGCCCTCCCTCCGCGTATCGCGGAGCCTCTGCGTCGCCACAAGGACCGCGCCGAACTGCTGGAGGTCGTCATGGACATGGGCCGCCTGCCGGAGGCCCGTTTCCTGAACCAGGAGATAGTCCTCAGCCCCGACGAGGTCACCGAGCAGGACATGGCCTACGTGGTGAGCCGCATCGGCATCTTCGGCGGGGACAACCGTGCGGGCATCCCGCGCACGCTGCACCGCATCTCGGCCATCCGTAATCGCAAGGGGGCCATCGTCGGCTTGACCTGTCGCGTCGGGCGCGCCGTTTTCGGCACCATCCGCATTATTGAAGACCTGATAGGCACCGGCAAGAGCATCCTGCTCATGGGCAAGCCCGGTGTGGGCAAGACGACCATGCTGCGCGAGCTTGCGCGCGTCATGTCGGAGCAGTTCCGCAAGCGCGTCGTCGTCGTGGACACGTCCAACGAGATCGGCGGCGACGGCGACATCCCCCATCCGGGCATCGGCCGGGCGCGGCGCATGCAGGTGCCGACCCCCGCGCTCCAGCACGCGGTGATGATCGAGGCGGTGGAAAATCACATGCCGCAGGCCATCATCATTGACGAAATCGGCACGGAACTGGAGGCCAGCGCGGCCCGCACCATCGCCGAGCGAGGCGTCCAGCTTGTGGCCACGGCCCACGGGAATACCTTGGAGAACCTGGCCAAGAACCCCACGCTGGCGGATCTGGTGGGCGGCATCCAGGCCGTGACGCTGGGCGACGAAGAGGCCCGGCGCCGCGGCACGCAGAAGACCATCCTGGAGAGGAAAGCCCCGCCGACCTTCGAGATTGTGGTTGAAATCCAAAACTGGAACAAGGTCGCGGTGCACCTGGACACCGCTGAGGCGGTGGACTCCACGCTCCGGGGGCGGCCCGTCCCGCCGGAGGTCCGCGACATGGACGATGCGGGCAACGTGGTCAAGGAGCGCACGCCGGTGGTGGAGTTTTCGCCGTCCGGCCGGCATCCCGCCATGGGGCCGCGGGCGTCGATGTCTGGCGCGGGGGATCATCCGCGGAACGGCGAGAAGGGCCCCACGCGCATCTACCCCTTCGGCGTCAGCAGGGGCGGTCTGGACCGGGCTATCCGGGCGATGGGCCTGCCCGCTCAGCTTGTGGACGACGCCCGCCATGCGGACGTGATTATCACCACCAAGAGCTACTACCGCCGGCGTCCGGTCGCGGTGAGGGAAGCCGAGGGT from the Dehalococcoidia bacterium genome contains:
- a CDS encoding YtxH domain-containing protein; translation: MDEHGHELRSFMIGALVGAAVGAALGILLAPRSGAETRKMIGAKATELSGKLQDEVEDLKQKAAEIRERVQQIARPKDSPKQT
- a CDS encoding TrkH family potassium uptake protein → MRLFPWGKPARRDIRRHPRVQPVRIDLSPLRQRVAKPHGPILLMYGFAALIIVGTLLLMLPFSTATGRPAPFLDAFFIATSAVTVTGLTVVNMGTYWSPFGQVVVLLLVQAGGLGFMSMSTIMLLLAGRRITLGERLALREALGEYAVGGIIRLLRRVAYVSFLIEAVGAAILYVQFSKDFPGVEGVWKALFHSVSAFNNAGFDILPGNTSFVIYNGNLLVMGTLAVLIMLGGISYTVIADFVKTRNLTRMSLDSRLVVTISILLWVMGAVVILLAEFTNPSTLGNLPPGLKLANAMFQSVAPRTAGFASVDIGKLRDFTLFFTCGLMFVGGASGSTAGGIKANTLGVLLASVWSSMRGRSHVEAFGRELPEDVMSRALAVVVLSLGLVFSTILLLSLTESHSFIRVLFEAFSAFGTVGLSTGITPDLSLLGRLIIISMMFVGRLGPLTLALSLAQREEAKSIRFAQERIKIG
- the pheA gene encoding prephenate dehydratase; this translates as MTAAQARRIAYLGPTGTYTEEATLRHDPTALLTPLSSVLAVAAAVDTGMADEGVVAIENSLEGSVNDTLDVLIHESRLRIRKELVLPINHHLMAKPGTNVNDIQVIYSHPQSLGQCRRFLERCFPKAQLMASLSNARAVEEAKNSPVPAAAIAPKRAADLYGMVSLASGIQDNPVNMTRFVVIAHEDSRTPTGHDKTSICFSFNNDEPGQLYGVMGEFAQRNINLDKVESRPSKETLGKYVFLIDTEGHRLDPPVKAALEGVRKRVGMFKILGSYPRFRNGAPA
- the pdxT gene encoding pyridoxal 5'-phosphate synthase glutaminase subunit PdxT — encoded protein: MTRIGVLALQGDFAEHAVALKNTGAEAVEVRLPADLDSVDGLIVPGGESTTITTLMREYGVDQKLTALAAQGFPVLGTCAGMIVLAARVVGAQQPCLGLIDLDVRRNAFGRQVDSFETDLVVSVLGPEPLHAIFIRAPVIERTGPKVQVLARLSNGTPVAAQQGSILVSAFHPELTADSRFHRYFITLATRRKAEG
- a CDS encoding TrkA family potassium uptake protein, coding for MAKKQVAVIGLGRFGSSVARTLYQLGHDVLAVDKDEKAVQALVGQVTYPVKGDATDEASLKEMGISNFDAAIVAIGGDLQSSLLSTILLKRLGVPYLLARAENDLHGAALEKLGADNVVYPEADMGVQVAHSLGYKNVLDYTVVGANYGVIKLKLPERYTGMTLEEAGLSLRSKTSIAALLIKRGNDVILMPDRVERIQADDIFVVAGKDEQLEKLQAGPEPTP
- a CDS encoding R3H domain-containing nucleic acid-binding protein; this encodes MEEQVLSPQPSSFQATPFPRTVTDDLDALLDALPPRIAEPLRRHKDRAELLEVVMDMGRLPEARFLNQEIVLSPDEVTEQDMAYVVSRIGIFGGDNRAGIPRTLHRISAIRNRKGAIVGLTCRVGRAVFGTIRIIEDLIGTGKSILLMGKPGVGKTTMLRELARVMSEQFRKRVVVVDTSNEIGGDGDIPHPGIGRARRMQVPTPALQHAVMIEAVENHMPQAIIIDEIGTELEASAARTIAERGVQLVATAHGNTLENLAKNPTLADLVGGIQAVTLGDEEARRRGTQKTILERKAPPTFEIVVEIQNWNKVAVHLDTAEAVDSTLRGRPVPPEVRDMDDAGNVVKERTPVVEFSPSGRHPAMGPRASMSGAGDHPRNGEKGPTRIYPFGVSRGGLDRAIRAMGLPAQLVDDARHADVIITTKSYYRRRPVAVREAEGQSLPIFVLRTNSPQQIEQSLLTVCNVEKPQPGASNAGDPLTRAMQEAEVAARKISVGDAEALELSPQTSYIRRLQHQVAERFRVSSHSDGREPFRRVRLFRGYRHG
- the pdxS gene encoding pyridoxal 5'-phosphate synthase lyase subunit PdxS → MEKGTWTVKTGLAQMLKGGVIMDVVNAEQARIGEASGAVAVMALERVPADIRAAGGVARMADPRKIEEIMKAVTIPVMAKCRIGHFVEAQVLESLGVDFIDESEVLTPADEQNHIWKHSFGIPYVCGARDLGEALRRIAEGAAMIRTKGEAGTGNVVEAVRHMRAVMQGIRRVQGLQEDELMAEAKAMGAPFALVQQVHRDGRLPVVNFAAGGLATPADAALMMQLGAEGVFVGSGIFKAENPETRGKAIVRAVTHYKDPAIIAEASKGLGEPMPGMDIRTIKPEALLASRGW